The Acinonyx jubatus isolate Ajub_Pintada_27869175 chromosome F2, VMU_Ajub_asm_v1.0, whole genome shotgun sequence DNA window GGTTTCTAAATATTTGAGGgagcttacaaatatttttctgttctcagGATCTAATTGAATCCCACTGTTGTCTAAAGAAACCGTCCGTATGGTTTCAATCCTTGTAAATGCATTGAGCTGTGTCTCACACGGCCCAGAGCACAAGTCATCTTGGCAAATACTCTGTGCATACTCCGAAAGGTGTGTACCCCCAGCAGGACATCAACCAGGCCACGCTGGGTGGTCGTGCTGCTCACTTCCCCTCTGTCCTTAGGACTGTGTCCACTTCTGCCCTGGGACGTTGAGAAAGGAGTGTTGAAACCTCTGTAATCCCAatcttcctctgctctcttcaGTTCTGCCAGGCTACTGTACTTCATGTGTTTGAAGTTCAATTGTTAGGGGCATAAACACTTAGGGTTGCTCTGTCCCCTACATAACCCATCAAGGTTATGTAGTGTCCCCATTCCTTGCTGGTTATATTCTCCACTCCAAAACCCACTTTGATATCAATATGGccactcttgctttcttttaatcAGCGTTAACATTGGTGCCTCtttctctttgacttcagccTGTTCGTGTCTGTATACGTATAGTGGGCTCCTTGAGGACAGCACATACGtggctctgtctctgttcctcactGAGAGTTTCGACCACAGAATGGGGTTTGGGTGCAGGTGGCTTTGAGTCTCTTCTCCCATTGTCTTCTCCTTGACCCCatgctttttccctctcccccttcctctgccttctctttgaCGAACAGATTActtttttctgattccattttatctccttgttctctctctctctctctctctctctctctctctgcagttGCTTTAGTGTTGATAGTGCACATCTTTAATTTATTACAGTCTGTGTTCAAGAACTGTGCCGTTTCACATGCAGGCAATAAACTCACAACAGTGCACTTCCTTCTCCCGTCTGGGGCTGTGAGTGCTACCACTGTCACCCAATTTACTTCAACATTTGCTAAAGATCTCTTAATATATTGTTACTACTTGTGCTTTAAGCAGCCAATTATCTtctaaagtcatttaaaaataagacctgggtggctcagtcggttgagtgtccaatttcagctgaggccatgatctcaccattcatgggttcaagccccacatcaggctctgtgctgacagctcagagcctggaacctgctgcggattctgtgtctccctcgatctctgcccttcccccactcacgctctgtgtctctctcaaaaataataaacattaataataataataataatgataaagtcatttaaaaataagacgagtaccttctttttcccatttctggtGTTCTCCATTCCTCTATGTGGATGTGTGTGGGCGCCGCATAATTTCCCTCTGCCtgcgggaccccccccccccactgccctgcaGGAGGGCTCTGCAGCCGCCCCTCTGGCATTTCCAGGTGGGCGATGCTGCCCTGTCTGCTTTGGGTTTTCTGTCTTCTTCGCTCGAGGGCTGGTCACCCTGGCTGTTGCGCGCAGTCTGCCGGGCCCCCAGCGTTTCCTCTTTGTCGCTGCCACGGCACCTGCACACGGGATGCTTTGGcctagttttcttcatatttcttgtgCTTGGGGTTCATTGAGTTTCTGGGTTCCATGGGTGTACAGTTTTTAACGAATTCGGAAAAAtttggccattgtttctttgaaaacctttttctcttcctcgCCTCTCCTGGGACTCCAGCGACACACAGGCCCCCACTGTGCTGTCCCTTTTCATTCTTTGTGTCCTGGGACCCTCTTCTTCATGCTTAGTCTTCAAGTCCGCTGATCTGTGCCCCGCAGACCCAAGTGGGCTGTTAACCCCACCCGGCTATTTTTCCGTCTTTAGAAGCTCCgtttgtgttttctctgtttcCCGAGGCTCCCCGACACAGCCGTGCCCTCCTCTGTCTGCTTGAATATGGGAAATACAGTgtctcttttcatgtgcttgccCATGGACACGACCAGCGGTGGCGCTCATGGCTCTAAGGACTGTCTTCTCCCCACCACAGGTcacctttccctcctttctggcATGCCTGCTGGGGTTTTCAATTGAGTGTCAGGTACTTAATTAGATGAAATTTACATTGTAAGATGCtggcttattttctcttttaaataatgtTGGGTTCTGTCTCAGGATGCAATCAAGTTAGTGGAGACGATTGGACCCTTTCAAGACTTGCTCTTATGCTCGGTCAGGTGGAACTCAGTGTGATCTGTAATCTAggctcaagcaggccccacaatTAGGGCAGTTTCCTTCTGAGCACTCTGTCCGGTGGCCCCAACTTTCAAGGTCTCTGCTCCCCACTCACGCAGGTGACCCCCAGGGCCTATGTGACTCTGGGGACTGGTTTGCCTGCCCCCTCTCAGCGGCTTCTTCTGCCTCTTCTTAAGTTCCTCAAATGTGTGCATGGaaccctctgcccacctcctaGCTCTCTCCTGGGCAGCTCTCCATCCGGGCTCTGCCCTGGAAATTCCAGCTGCCTCGGCCTCCCCGCCTCTCCACTTGTTTCCTCCATCAGGGAGACCGTGGGCTCTCTTTGGTTCCCCTAGTGCTGCGGCCTGCAGCCCCTCCCTTCACCGGAGTCCCTTTCCTCCAGAATCACCgtgtctgtctgcctgtcacACCATGTCCGAAAAGCAGTGCTTTGTTTACACTCCGTGTTTCAGTCGTTTAAGGCGGGGCCATAAACCCTTTCTTATCAATTCATCACGGCCTCATGCTGAAGCCAGTGACATGCTCTGGTTTTGACCCGTGTGTTTATTCTCTACTCCGTTAGAGTGTGAGCCTCGTGAGGATGAGAATATTTATGGGACATGGGGCCTCTCGGAGACTATTGGCAAATAGGGGGACCAAACACCCAATCTGCCCAGAGAGGTGGCCTGCTTGGATCCAGAGGTACTCCATCTCcttcaaatgaagaaagaaaaaaaaaaaaacttttatggtCAAaaaaaccgtgtgtgtgtgtgtgtgtgtgtgtatgtgtgtgttcacattagaaaaaaatggaaaagggcgcctgggtggctcagtcggttatgcctgtgtctcttgatttcggctcagtttcatgaggttgagccccgtgttgggctctgcactgacaccgtggagtctacttgggattctctgtctccttctctctctgcacctcccctgctcgtgctctgtctctctctatctcaaaataaataaacacgaaaacaaaacaaaacaaaaattaaagaaaaaaatgaaaagtttagggCCCATGAAAATCCTAAATTTTgctcaaaacagaagaaaactaaaTGTTGAGAAagttgtatattaaaaaaaaacaccacaattATTTAATACTGATATTATTATGGTGGGAGGGGTCCGTGAAATAATGGGATCCTTTCAAGGcttgatttttcacttttctaGATGGGACCAGGTGTGGGGACGGAAGCCCAAAAATGCTAGGTAAAACGCAGAAGTCACTCAACAGGGAAGGCAGGGCCAGGTGGGGACGCAGGCAGACTGAATAGGGAGCCGGGTCCAGGGGTCACTgcgctcctgggggggggggggggcggttgttCCACGCAGCAGCTCGGTTGAACTGGGCTCAAGGAATGAGGAGCCCGGTGATGGCGGGGGTGAGCAGGCGAAGACAAGCTgccagaagcaggaagaaaccCAACATTTGGGTGGGTGACAGCGGCCAGATCCCATGGAGGTAGTCCCTGAGCGGTGCGCGTGCATCTGAGGGGATCGCGTGGATGTCACTGGGGGGCAGCATACATATCTGGGCGTGGCTGGCTCTCCGCGATGCCAGGGCTGGGTGGGGTTCGAGTCCACGGGGAAAGAGGAACCCGGAGGCGGCGGGAGGGACGAAGCTGAACAGGACCTTGGACGGAGCCTGAGCGGAGAGGCGGCGGGCCTAGGGCGGAGTCGGGACTGGGCGGGGCTGAGGGCGGGACCGAGGCGGGGCTAAGGCGGGGCAGGAAAGGGGATAGGCGGAGCCTGGGCGGACGTAgggcgcgggggagggggagatgggcgGAGCCTGGGCGGGGCCTAGATGAAATAGAGTTGGGGGCGGAGTCGGGAGGTTCCAAAGCCGGCCGGGAGCGGaccggggcggggctggggcctgTCCGAAGCCGGCCGGGGGCGGACCGGGGCGGGGCCCAGGGGCGGGGAGGGTCCAAAGCCGGCCGGGGGCGGaccggggcggggctggggccggTCCAAAGCAGGCCGGGGGCGGGCTGGGGCGGGGCCTCCTGCGGGGATGTCAGGCCTGGCTGGCAGTTTCTGGAGGCCGCAGAGGGGCATTCCGGCGTGGTCACTGCGGGGCGCCCGTCCGGTCGCGCCTTCAGACCCAGGGAAGAGCTGGCGAGCGGCCGCGGGTGAGTCCTGGGCGCAGCGGAGGCTCAGCGTGCTGAAGGTCACGGTTTAGGTTATCCCGAAACCTCCCCCACTCTGCTTGGGACCGCAGTCTTCGGGGCGGGGCTCGCGGGCAAGGGGCGGGAAGCGGAGCAGCCAGGCCAGTCCTCCCTCCGCCGCACCCTGAGGGTGACTCTTGGGAACTGGGTTGACGGGTTGGTTTGCTGTTCTCCGGAGGGGCGGAGGCTTGGCCCTCTGGGACGGGACGCTGGGCCCCGAGAATCCccgcagggggaggggagggaagtcgTAGTccagactccccccacccccccagccagaGGTTGGACGTGTCCATCCCGAGCACCATGTAGGGACAGGGAAGTTCCTCCTGCTCTCCTGCCCGCGTGGACGCCCCAAGCGCATTTCCCCACAGGCTGATCAGAGCCTGTTCCTGCCAGGAGCTCCCGCCGGGCCAGGACTCAGACCTGAAGCCCAAGTAAGACTGGGCTCCGGAGGTCTTCCCGGGAGAGCGGCCCCCGCCTCGGCCCTGAAAGTAGCGGAAGTGGGGGACCCACGCAAGGACACCCCAGGGGCAAAGCAGAGGGGAAGCAGTGAGGAGAGGCCCACCCTGGGGCCTAGTGGTGCCCTGGCCGCTCACCTGTACTCAGGGCCCTCGGTGAGGAGGAGCTGTGTGGCAGGCTCGGTGGGGCCCCTGCATGAACCCTCCTCCTCGCACCACCCCTTCAGCCTGCACCACAGATCTGTTTGTAGACACCAGTCTCTCCACTTGgactgtccccccgccccccgcctccttctctttttgtgTCCCCGTCTTCAGGAAACCTTCCCACCAGCACCCCTGCCCGGGTCCCCTTGGGTGACCACCCTCTTTTGTCCTCCTCTGTGCAGGGCCACAGTGCCTCCAGTAAACCAAGAgccggggagggcagggggctgtcTGACCCGCTCTGTGCCCCGCCCCTGACCcagcctgagttgaaatcaaggacCAGCTGCCATTCAACTCCCCACTGCCACTCTGTCCTCTCGCCTCCATCCATGGCGCCCCTGCTCACCCTGTTCCTCATGGCCCTGGTGGGCCTCCCTCTGGGTAAGATGGAGaagagacagatggacagaccCTTGTTGGGGGCAGGAtggctgggagtggggaaggaggccAGGCTTCCTAAAAaccacctctgcctccagctgtgccggggggaggggatgggaccTGGGGCCTGCcgggctggaggaggggcctcCCCCCTGTTGTGCGACCCCCATCCagctcccaccccatcccccggcccccagcccaggcTCTGGACTGCCACGTGTGCGCCTACAACGGCGAGAACTGTTTCAATCCCATGCGCTGCCCGGCCATGGTCACCTACTGCATGACCACACGCACTTGTGAGTCACTGGGGTGTCCCCGGGGAGCAGGAGGGGGTGTTCTGCCTGCCCCTAggagcggcggggcggggggggagggggggactgaGGAGGGAGGCCCCACCTGCCCTGGGGTTCtttctgggagcacctggctgaGGGAGAGCCTGCCCTAAAGGCCCTGCATGTCAGAGTCGGGCCAACGTGGGGTCCTAGCCCAGCTCCCCCATGCAGACTACACACCGACCAGGATGAAGGTGAGCAAGTCGTGTGTGCCCAGCTGCTTCGAGACCGTGTACGACGGTTACTCCAAACATGCCTCCACCACATCTTGCTGCCAGTATGACCTCTGCAACAGCGCTGGCCTCGCCGTGCCgggggccctggccctggcccccaTCCTCCTGGCTACTGTCTGGGGTCTGCTCTaaatccctgccccccaccaagaCCCACTCAAGGACGGAGTTCTGAGAGGCACAGCCCTACCTTTTCACCCTGCGTCCCCCACCCACCTGGTGCCCTCCCCCCAGCCACACCCGGGACCGTCAGCTTCAGGACTCGTCAGCTTCAGGACTCAGGGACTCGCGGCCTGGGGCCTCCTCCCAGACCAGGACTTTCATTCTCAAAAGGTTGATGTGGGACCAGCCCTCCCAAAGTTGTCTGGCCTTGGTGGGAGAGCTCGCCCCTCCTCTGCCCAAGGAGAGGGGTGTCTGGCAAAATGTGCTGCTCAGTTGGGGTTCTCAGTTGGCTGAGGAACACTGATTTGAGGGGAGACTTGGCCCACCTTCCTGGCAGCTGCCGCAGTCTGCCCAGTAAGGGTgcggaggggtgggggacagtaGGGACCCAGGATGGGTGGGGGGCACCCTAGGAAGAAGGGCTTTCTGGAGGCGCACGAGGGCTGTCTCTGTGGGCATGCGAGGAAGGCCTTTGTCCCTGTCAGCCGTCCCAGGGAGTAGTGCAGGGAAGTCCTGTGTCTCCAGGCGgccctgggcaggggagggggcgggcccgTCCTGAAGAGAGCCCTGAGGCCCCCAGCCCCAGAAGCCTGGTGAGAGGTTCTTCCCCTTCTTGCCAGGCCAAACCCTTGACCTGCCGCATGCCCCACCCTGGCCTGACACTGCAGGCACTTGGCAGGGCAGGCAGGCTATATTTGGTGGAGCCTGAGAGCTGACCGGGGGCTATTTTTGGCAAGGAGAAGGTGGGGCCAAACAGCTTGGCCTTTcagccctctcctgccccttcaCGGAGTGGGTTGAGCAGCAGCACGCATCCCGGTTggcctggggtggaggggtgagtggggcagggcggg harbors:
- the LYNX1 gene encoding ly-6/neurotoxin-like protein 1 isoform X1 — its product is MSGLAGSFWRPQRGIPAWSLRGARPVAPSDPGKSWRAAAGAPAGPGLRPEAQGHSASSKPRAGEGRGLSDPLCAPPLTQPELKSRTSCHSTPHCHSVLSPPSMAPLLTLFLMALVGLPLAQALDCHVCAYNGENCFNPMRCPAMVTYCMTTRTYYTPTRMKVSKSCVPSCFETVYDGYSKHASTTSCCQYDLCNSAGLAVPGALALAPILLATVWGLL
- the LYNX1 gene encoding ly-6/neurotoxin-like protein 1 isoform X2, with the translated sequence MAPLLTLFLMALVGLPLAQALDCHVCAYNGENCFNPMRCPAMVTYCMTTRTYYTPTRMKVSKSCVPSCFETVYDGYSKHASTTSCCQYDLCNSAGLAVPGALALAPILLATVWGLL